A region of Veillonellaceae bacterium DNA encodes the following proteins:
- the rplF gene encoding 50S ribosomal protein L6 — protein sequence MSRIGKKPITVPAGVEVKFDGHTVTVKGPKGTLTRKMNEEIDFKIEGNEIIVSRPNDEIRNRSLHGLNRTLLHNMILGVTEGFSKKLEIQGVGYNAQMQGTNLKLALGFSHPVIVTPPEGITITTPSSVVIVVSGCDKEKVGQVAAEIRGWRQPEPYKGKGIRYSGEYVRRKAGKTGATK from the coding sequence ATGTCACGTATTGGCAAAAAACCTATTACGGTTCCGGCAGGTGTGGAAGTCAAGTTTGATGGCCATACCGTCACCGTAAAAGGTCCGAAGGGCACATTAACCCGTAAAATGAATGAAGAAATCGATTTCAAAATTGAAGGCAACGAAATCATCGTTTCCCGTCCGAATGATGAAATCAGAAACCGCTCCCTGCACGGTCTGAACCGTACACTGCTGCACAACATGATTCTCGGCGTAACCGAAGGATTCTCCAAGAAACTGGAAATCCAGGGCGTCGGCTACAATGCACAGATGCAGGGAACAAACCTGAAACTGGCTCTGGGCTTCTCCCATCCGGTTATCGTAACCCCGCCGGAAGGCATTACAATTACAACCCCGTCTTCTGTTGTTATCGTGGTATCTGGCTGCGATAAGGAAAAGGTTGGCCAGGTTGCGGCTGAAATCCGCGGCTGGAGACAGCCTGAACCTTACAAAGGCAAGGGTATCCGTTATTCCGGTGAATACGTACGCCGTAAGGCTGGTAAGACCGGCGCAACAAAGTAA
- the rpmC gene encoding 50S ribosomal protein L29, whose amino-acid sequence MKVNEIRNLSTAEMNEKVAGLKEELFNLRFQLATGQLENPMRIHEVKKTIARIKTVQREEELKAAKKA is encoded by the coding sequence ATGAAGGTCAATGAAATTCGTAACCTGAGCACTGCCGAAATGAATGAAAAGGTTGCCGGCTTAAAGGAAGAACTGTTTAACCTCCGTTTTCAGCTCGCTACAGGACAGCTCGAAAATCCGATGCGTATTCACGAAGTGAAGAAAACCATCGCTAGAATCAAGACTGTTCAGCGCGAAGAAGAGCTGAAGGCTGCCAAGAAGGCATAA
- the rpsH gene encoding 30S ribosomal protein S8 has product MVTTDPIADMLTRIRNANDAYHATVDMPASKMKAAVLTILKDEGFVKNVEQVEVENHPTLRVSLKYGANREKVIKGLKRISKPGLRVYANKEELPKVLGGLGIAIISTSKGVMTDKAARKAGLGGEVLAFVW; this is encoded by the coding sequence ATGGTAACAACCGATCCAATTGCGGATATGCTTACCCGTATTCGTAATGCGAACGATGCATATCATGCAACGGTAGATATGCCTGCTTCTAAAATGAAGGCAGCTGTGCTTACAATTTTAAAAGATGAAGGCTTTGTAAAGAACGTAGAACAGGTTGAAGTGGAAAACCATCCGACACTGCGCGTTTCTCTGAAATACGGTGCAAACCGTGAAAAGGTTATCAAAGGCCTGAAGAGAATTTCCAAACCTGGTCTGAGAGTATATGCAAACAAGGAAGAACTGCCGAAGGTTCTCGGCGGTCTCGGAATCGCAATTATTTCCACATCCAAGGGCGTCATGACCGACAAAGCAGCTCGTAAAGCTGGCCTCGGCGGCGAAGTTCTTGCGTTTGTCTGGTAA
- the rplW gene encoding 50S ribosomal protein L23 → MEARDILIKPIVTEKSTALMEERKYTFRVPLSATKIQIRQAVEQIFKVKVQAVNTMRYEGKMKRLGRTQGRRSDWKKAVVTLKPGETIELFEA, encoded by the coding sequence ATGGAAGCACGTGACATCCTCATTAAACCGATCGTGACTGAAAAGTCCACAGCTCTCATGGAGGAACGCAAGTACACATTCCGTGTGCCGCTTTCCGCAACAAAGATCCAGATCCGTCAGGCTGTAGAACAGATCTTCAAAGTAAAAGTTCAGGCTGTGAATACCATGCGTTATGAAGGCAAGATGAAACGTCTGGGCCGGACCCAGGGTCGTCGCAGTGATTGGAAGAAAGCAGTCGTTACCCTTAAACCGGGCGAAACGATTGAGCTCTTCGAAGCGTAA
- the rplB gene encoding 50S ribosomal protein L2, with the protein MAYKSFKPYTPGRRQMTVSTFEEITTDRPEKSLLAPVHNHGGRNGSGKMTVRHQGGGHKRQYRLIDFKRDKDNIPATVATIEYDPNRTCRIALLHYADGEKRYILAPKGLKVGDQVVSGPESDIKIGNCLPFTNIPLGTIVHNVELKIGKGGQMVRSAGASAQLMAKEGDYALLRLPSGELRRVHIRCRATIGTIGNEDHENITLGKAGRNRWLGVRPANRGVVMNPNDHPHGGGEGKSPVGRKRPVTPWGKPAYGVKTRDNRKASTKLIVKRRK; encoded by the coding sequence ATGGCTTATAAATCATTTAAACCGTACACTCCCGGACGCCGTCAGATGACCGTTTCCACCTTTGAGGAAATTACAACAGACAGACCGGAAAAATCCCTTCTGGCTCCTGTTCATAATCATGGCGGTCGTAATGGCTCCGGTAAAATGACAGTTCGCCATCAGGGCGGCGGTCATAAACGTCAGTACAGACTGATCGATTTCAAGAGAGATAAAGATAACATTCCGGCAACTGTTGCTACGATCGAATACGATCCGAACCGTACCTGCCGTATCGCTCTGCTGCACTATGCAGATGGCGAAAAACGCTACATCCTCGCTCCTAAGGGACTGAAGGTTGGCGACCAGGTCGTAAGCGGACCGGAATCCGATATCAAAATCGGCAACTGCCTGCCTTTCACCAACATTCCTCTCGGTACCATCGTTCATAACGTTGAACTGAAGATCGGCAAGGGCGGCCAGATGGTTCGTTCTGCTGGCGCTTCCGCTCAGCTGATGGCTAAGGAAGGCGACTATGCTCTGCTGCGTCTGCCATCCGGCGAACTGAGAAGAGTACACATCCGCTGCCGTGCAACCATCGGAACCATCGGCAACGAAGATCATGAAAACATTACACTCGGCAAGGCCGGAAGAAACCGCTGGCTCGGCGTTCGTCCTGCTAACCGCGGCGTTGTCATGAACCCGAACGATCATCCGCATGGCGGCGGCGAGGGTAAATCTCCTGTCGGACGTAAGCGTCCTGTTACACCCTGGGGTAAACCTGCTTACGGCGTAAAGACCAGGGACAACAGAAAAGCGTCTACTAAACTGATTGTTAAGAGACGTAAGTAA
- the rplR gene encoding 50S ribosomal protein L18 yields MRKNATRNAVIRRHLRLRKKISGTAACPRLNVFRSLGNIYAQVIDDEAGVTLVSANTLDKEIKAEFPYGGNVDAAKAVGILVGKRALEKGIETVVFDRGGYIYHGRVQALAEGAREAGLKF; encoded by the coding sequence ATGCGTAAAAATGCAACCAGAAATGCGGTTATCCGCCGCCATCTGCGTCTTCGTAAGAAAATCTCCGGTACTGCAGCTTGCCCGCGTCTTAATGTATTCCGTTCCCTCGGAAACATCTATGCACAGGTCATTGATGATGAAGCTGGCGTAACACTCGTATCGGCTAATACCTTAGATAAGGAAATCAAGGCTGAATTCCCATACGGCGGCAACGTTGATGCAGCTAAGGCTGTAGGCATTCTCGTCGGCAAGAGAGCTCTTGAAAAAGGAATTGAAACAGTCGTGTTCGACCGCGGCGGTTATATCTATCACGGAAGAGTCCAGGCTTTGGCTGAAGGCGCTCGTGAAGCCGGATTGAAATTTTAA
- the rplP gene encoding 50S ribosomal protein L16: MLIPKRTKYRKQFRGRMKGKEHRGNTVTYGEFGLVATEPSWITSRQIEAARIAMTRYTKRGGKVWIKIFPDKPVTAKPIGTRQGSGKGAVEYWVAVVRPGRVMFEMGGIPVEAAKEAMHLASHKLPIKTKFVVKGQEVAGE, translated from the coding sequence ATGTTAATTCCGAAGCGTACTAAATATCGCAAGCAGTTCCGCGGCCGTATGAAAGGCAAGGAACATCGCGGCAACACCGTTACTTACGGTGAATTCGGCCTGGTAGCAACTGAACCGTCCTGGATCACAAGCCGCCAGATTGAAGCAGCACGTATTGCCATGACCCGTTACACAAAGCGCGGCGGCAAAGTATGGATCAAGATTTTCCCGGACAAACCAGTAACCGCTAAGCCGATCGGCACCCGTCAGGGTTCCGGTAAAGGCGCCGTAGAATACTGGGTGGCAGTCGTAAGACCTGGCCGCGTTATGTTCGAAATGGGCGGCATCCCGGTGGAAGCTGCAAAGGAAGCAATGCACCTTGCAAGCCACAAACTGCCGATCAAGACAAAATTTGTAGTTAAAGGTCAAGAAGTGGCAGGTGAATAA
- the rpsS gene encoding 30S ribosomal protein S19: protein MSRSVKKGPFVAFSLEKKINALNETKEQKIIKTWSRASTILPSFVGHTIAVHDGRKHVPVYITEDMVGHKLGEFAPTRTFKGHNKTDKAK from the coding sequence TTGTCCAGATCCGTTAAAAAAGGCCCGTTCGTCGCTTTCTCTCTGGAAAAGAAGATCAACGCGCTGAACGAGACTAAAGAACAGAAAATCATCAAGACCTGGTCCCGTGCATCTACAATCCTGCCGAGCTTCGTTGGACACACAATCGCTGTTCACGACGGCAGAAAGCACGTACCGGTTTACATCACTGAAGATATGGTCGGCCATAAGCTTGGCGAATTCGCTCCGACCCGTACTTTCAAAGGCCATAACAAGACCGATAAGGCGAAATAA
- the rplD gene encoding 50S ribosomal protein L4, whose protein sequence is MPKVKLYNIAGQETGEIELNDSVFGVDYNEAVIHQAVVRQMANERLGTHATKTRGLVRGGGKKPWKQKGTGRARVGSIRSPLWVGGGTVFGPTPRSHAKDMPRKARQLAVKSALSEKLRANELIVIDAIDFEAPKTKNVVKMLADLHSEGKALIVDGARNTVLSARNIPGVKAYAPSGLNIYDIVNTDKLFLTQEAVKKIEEVLA, encoded by the coding sequence ATGCCGAAAGTAAAGCTGTATAATATCGCCGGCCAGGAAACCGGCGAAATAGAGCTGAATGACAGCGTCTTTGGCGTAGACTATAACGAAGCTGTTATTCATCAGGCAGTGGTTCGCCAGATGGCTAATGAACGCCTTGGCACACATGCCACAAAGACCAGAGGCCTTGTTCGCGGCGGCGGCAAGAAACCATGGAAACAGAAAGGCACCGGCCGTGCCAGAGTCGGATCCATCCGCTCCCCACTGTGGGTAGGCGGCGGCACAGTATTCGGACCTACTCCGAGAAGCCATGCCAAAGATATGCCGAGAAAGGCACGTCAGCTCGCTGTTAAATCTGCACTGAGCGAAAAGCTCCGCGCAAATGAACTGATCGTTATCGATGCTATCGACTTCGAAGCACCGAAGACAAAGAACGTTGTAAAGATGCTCGCTGACCTTCACTCTGAAGGCAAAGCCCTCATCGTTGACGGCGCTCGCAACACAGTTCTTTCCGCTAGAAACATTCCTGGCGTTAAAGCCTATGCTCCGAGCGGACTCAATATCTATGATATTGTAAATACTGACAAGCTCTTCCTGACTCAGGAAGCTGTTAAGAAGATTGAGGAGGTACTCGCATAA
- the rplV gene encoding 50S ribosomal protein L22: MEVQAISRNIRISPRKVRIVANLIRGKKAGEAISILHNTPKAASKIIEKCLRSAMANAENNNNMNIDNLYISTIFVDAGPIMKRVHPRSRGQAFGIMKRTSTLTVKVSEKE; encoded by the coding sequence ATGGAAGTTCAGGCAATATCTAGAAATATCCGTATTTCTCCCCGTAAGGTTCGCATCGTAGCCAACCTTATCCGCGGCAAGAAAGCGGGAGAAGCCATTTCTATTCTGCACAACACTCCAAAAGCTGCTTCTAAGATCATTGAAAAATGCCTGAGAAGCGCTATGGCAAATGCAGAAAACAACAACAACATGAACATTGATAATCTCTACATCTCCACAATTTTTGTAGATGCAGGCCCGATTATGAAGAGAGTGCATCCACGCTCCCGTGGACAGGCTTTCGGGATTATGAAACGTACCAGTACACTGACGGTAAAAGTTTCTGAAAAAGAATAG
- the rpsQ gene encoding 30S ribosomal protein S17: MDKTVVVAVERKVPHKLYKKSINTTTKFKAHDENNECRVGDTVRIVETRPLSHDKRWRVEKIVARQN, encoded by the coding sequence ATGGACAAAACTGTCGTCGTTGCTGTAGAACGTAAAGTTCCCCATAAGCTGTACAAAAAATCTATTAATACCACAACAAAGTTCAAAGCGCATGACGAAAACAACGAATGCCGTGTCGGTGACACCGTACGCATCGTCGAAACCCGCCCGCTGTCCCATGACAAGCGTTGGAGAGTTGAGAAGATCGTTGCCCGTCAGAACTAA
- the rplN gene encoding 50S ribosomal protein L14 codes for MIQQESRLNVADNTGAKNVLVIKVLGGSFRKSGNIGDIVVCTVKDATPGGVVKKGQVVKAVVVRSVNGVSRKDGSHIRFDENAVVIIKDDKSPVGTRIFGPVARELREKDFMKIVSLAPEVL; via the coding sequence ATGATTCAGCAGGAAAGCAGACTCAACGTTGCGGATAATACCGGTGCTAAGAACGTCCTGGTTATTAAAGTCCTGGGCGGTTCCTTCCGTAAAAGCGGCAATATCGGCGATATTGTAGTTTGTACGGTCAAAGATGCAACCCCCGGCGGCGTTGTTAAGAAGGGCCAGGTAGTTAAAGCTGTTGTGGTTCGTTCCGTTAACGGCGTAAGCCGCAAAGATGGTTCCCACATTCGTTTCGATGAAAACGCAGTTGTTATTATTAAAGACGACAAGAGCCCGGTAGGAACACGTATTTTTGGACCGGTAGCAAGAGAACTCCGTGAAAAAGATTTCATGAAGATCGTTTCCCTCGCTCCCGAAGTGCTCTAA
- the rplC gene encoding 50S ribosomal protein L3 gives MSKAILGTKLGMSQVFAENGDLIPVSVIEVLPNVVAAVKTVESDGYNAVQLGYGAVKEKHLTKPVKGQFEKAGIDPVKHLREYRLAEKPSYTVGQTLAADIFAEGEIVDVIGTSRGKGFAGTIKRHNHQRGPESHGSKNHRQTASLGARMSGGGGKVFKGKKMPGQLGGDRVTVQHLQVVRVDTARNLMLVKGGIPGAKGSLVMVQDTVKPVK, from the coding sequence ATGTCTAAGGCTATTTTGGGAACAAAATTAGGAATGTCTCAGGTATTCGCTGAAAACGGCGACCTGATTCCAGTAAGTGTTATTGAAGTTCTGCCAAATGTTGTTGCAGCTGTTAAAACCGTTGAAAGCGATGGATACAATGCTGTTCAGCTGGGCTACGGTGCTGTCAAGGAAAAACATTTGACAAAACCTGTAAAAGGTCAGTTTGAAAAGGCCGGAATTGATCCGGTTAAACATCTCCGTGAATACAGACTCGCTGAAAAGCCGTCTTACACGGTAGGCCAAACTCTGGCTGCTGACATTTTCGCAGAAGGCGAAATTGTTGACGTTATCGGCACAAGCCGCGGCAAGGGTTTCGCTGGCACCATTAAACGTCATAACCATCAGCGTGGACCTGAATCCCACGGTTCCAAGAACCATCGTCAGACAGCATCCCTCGGTGCTCGTATGTCCGGCGGCGGCGGAAAGGTATTCAAAGGCAAGAAAATGCCGGGGCAGCTCGGCGGAGATAGAGTAACGGTTCAGCATCTTCAGGTAGTAAGAGTTGATACCGCCCGTAATCTTATGCTTGTCAAAGGCGGCATTCCCGGCGCTAAGGGAAGCCTCGTAATGGTACAGGATACTGTAAAGCCTGTAAAATAA
- the rplE gene encoding 50S ribosomal protein L5 — protein MSRLHDFYTEQVRDSLREKFGYKNGMEIPKLEKIVINIGVGEATENSKAVDAAANDLAAITGQRPMICKAHKSLAAWKIREGMPLGCKVTLRGEKMYEFLDRLINIALPRVRDFRGISDTSFDGRGNYAFGVKEQLIFPEVDYEKIDRIRGMDIIVVTTAKTDEEARELLKQFGMPFKK, from the coding sequence GTGTCCAGATTACATGATTTTTATACTGAGCAGGTCAGAGATTCCCTGCGTGAAAAGTTCGGCTACAAGAATGGCATGGAAATTCCGAAACTGGAAAAGATTGTCATCAACATCGGTGTAGGCGAAGCTACTGAAAACAGCAAGGCTGTAGACGCAGCAGCAAACGACCTGGCAGCAATTACCGGCCAGCGTCCGATGATCTGCAAAGCTCACAAGTCCCTGGCTGCATGGAAAATCCGTGAAGGTATGCCCCTGGGCTGCAAAGTTACCCTTCGCGGGGAAAAGATGTATGAATTCCTTGATCGTCTGATCAACATCGCTCTTCCGCGCGTACGTGACTTCCGCGGCATCAGCGACACCAGCTTCGACGGACGCGGAAACTATGCTTTCGGCGTTAAAGAACAGCTGATTTTCCCGGAAGTTGATTACGAAAAAATCGACCGTATCCGCGGAATGGATATCATTGTAGTAACCACGGCTAAGACTGATGAAGAAGCTCGTGAACTTCTGAAGCAGTTCGGCATGCCGTTCAAGAAATAA
- the rplX gene encoding 50S ribosomal protein L24, whose protein sequence is MSQKLHVKTGDTVVVISGKDKGKQGKIKAAMPKDGRVVVEGINMIKRHTKPTQANPKGGIIEKEAPIYASKVMLLDPETKKPTRVKKVQQNDGTFVRAAVKSGAIIDKA, encoded by the coding sequence ATGAGTCAGAAACTGCATGTGAAGACCGGCGATACCGTAGTAGTAATCTCCGGCAAAGATAAAGGCAAGCAGGGCAAGATCAAAGCTGCTATGCCGAAAGACGGTCGTGTTGTTGTCGAAGGCATCAACATGATCAAAAGACACACAAAACCGACCCAGGCTAATCCAAAGGGCGGAATTATTGAAAAAGAAGCTCCGATTTACGCTTCCAAAGTTATGCTTCTGGATCCGGAAACAAAGAAACCGACCCGCGTAAAGAAAGTTCAGCAGAATGACGGAACTTTCGTCAGAGCAGCTGTAAAGAGCGGCGCTATTATTGACAAGGCTTAA
- the rpsN gene encoding 30S ribosomal protein S14, whose translation MAKKSMLEREKKRELAVQKYAAKRQALKEAGDWEALSKLPRNASPTRLHNRCKLTGRPHGFMRKFGICRNQFRDLAYRGEIPGIKKASW comes from the coding sequence ATGGCAAAGAAGTCTATGTTGGAACGCGAGAAGAAAAGAGAACTCGCAGTTCAGAAATACGCAGCCAAACGTCAGGCACTGAAAGAAGCTGGCGACTGGGAAGCTCTTAGCAAGCTTCCGCGCAATGCTTCCCCAACGCGTCTGCACAATCGCTGCAAACTGACCGGCCGTCCCCACGGCTTTATGCGTAAATTCGGAATTTGCCGCAACCAGTTCCGTGATTTGGCTTACCGCGGAGAAATTCCGGGCATTAAGAAAGCCAGCTGGTAA
- the rpsC gene encoding 30S ribosomal protein S3, producing the protein MGQKVNPHGMRVGVIDDWDSKWFAEKDYAALLVEDAKIRQFLKKHLFAAGISKIGIKRVGNRVKIAIYTAKPGMVIGRGGTGIEDIKKALAVVTDKDVDIDILEIRSVDMSAILVGENIASQLERRIGFRRAVKQAVGRTMRAGAKGIKVTVSGRLGGAEIARSESYREGSIPLQTLRANIDYGVTTAHTTYGAIGIKVWIYKGELAPGEVVEENENVRTNKDRGNNRHEGNRRGGRRGDRRDRRPKNSERSDS; encoded by the coding sequence TTGGGTCAGAAAGTTAATCCGCATGGAATGCGTGTAGGCGTGATCGATGACTGGGATTCCAAATGGTTTGCAGAAAAAGATTATGCTGCACTGCTTGTGGAAGATGCCAAAATCCGCCAGTTTTTAAAGAAGCACCTGTTTGCTGCAGGAATCTCCAAGATTGGCATTAAACGCGTAGGCAATCGCGTTAAGATTGCTATTTACACAGCTAAACCGGGTATGGTAATCGGCCGCGGCGGCACAGGTATTGAGGACATTAAGAAAGCCCTCGCTGTTGTAACCGACAAAGATGTCGATATCGATATCCTCGAAATCAGATCCGTAGATATGAGCGCTATCCTGGTTGGCGAAAACATCGCTTCCCAGCTTGAAAGACGTATCGGCTTCCGCCGCGCTGTTAAACAGGCAGTTGGCAGAACCATGCGTGCAGGCGCTAAGGGTATCAAGGTAACCGTTTCCGGTCGTCTCGGCGGCGCAGAAATCGCTCGTTCCGAAAGCTACCGTGAAGGTTCCATTCCGCTTCAGACTCTGAGAGCCAACATTGATTACGGCGTAACAACCGCTCACACCACCTATGGTGCAATCGGCATCAAAGTCTGGATCTACAAAGGCGAACTCGCTCCTGGCGAAGTCGTTGAAGAAAACGAAAACGTTCGTACCAATAAAGACCGCGGCAACAACCGCCATGAAGGCAACAGAAGAGGCGGCCGTCGTGGTGATCGCAGAGACCGCAGACCGAAAAACTCTGAAAGGAGTGATTCCTGA
- a CDS encoding DUF389 domain-containing protein, with translation MFDWKKFFNIRIDSAPADELRNRIESDSTVTGANLVILIAAILIACVGLNMDSTAVIIGAMLISPLMGGLVAVSYGMATYNLHFLKRSMVKLSFQIVFSLLTAAIYFALTPITIPTAEMAARTSPTIWDVLIALCGGIAGAVGNTRTVKTNVIPGVAIATALMPPLCTAGYGIAMRSVPYFTGALYLFFINAFFITLSGYFIFKLLDVPMSETISPAHFRFQRHVLLLLGIVITIPSIYMAGTTVRESIRTSQIESFINQDMDLHAANVISYQLKDGTLFVDVLGARLDEETMENLQKRLNDYGSLSKVRLEVVQSPASSLNKEQVQDLISSRLKQATTQAGGKSYKELAEEYYGSYNRETSTISLLKSLNREAPALFPAIKEIKGGTVYGKDKDDAWAPAAFEVTVTVTSQLSPSDAEKLKNWIAAQTELPVNLTIQMEASPSSYFGNGINWNGN, from the coding sequence ATGTTTGACTGGAAAAAGTTTTTCAATATACGGATAGACAGCGCGCCGGCTGATGAACTTCGTAACAGGATTGAGTCTGACTCGACTGTCACAGGCGCCAACCTTGTCATTCTGATTGCGGCCATCCTGATTGCCTGCGTGGGACTCAATATGGACAGCACGGCCGTCATCATCGGTGCCATGCTTATTTCCCCTCTCATGGGCGGACTTGTCGCAGTCTCCTACGGCATGGCGACATATAACCTGCACTTCCTGAAGAGATCCATGGTGAAGCTTTCCTTCCAGATCGTCTTCTCGCTCCTGACGGCTGCCATCTACTTCGCCCTGACACCAATCACCATTCCAACAGCAGAAATGGCTGCCAGGACGTCTCCTACCATATGGGATGTCCTCATCGCTCTCTGCGGCGGCATCGCAGGAGCCGTCGGCAATACAAGGACAGTGAAAACGAACGTCATTCCAGGCGTTGCCATCGCAACAGCCCTGATGCCTCCTCTTTGCACGGCCGGCTACGGCATTGCCATGCGTTCCGTCCCCTACTTCACCGGGGCTCTCTACCTCTTCTTCATCAACGCCTTCTTTATCACGCTCTCCGGCTACTTCATCTTCAAACTTCTGGACGTCCCCATGAGCGAAACGATTTCACCGGCGCACTTTCGTTTCCAGCGCCATGTCCTGCTGCTTCTTGGCATCGTCATTACCATACCAAGCATTTACATGGCAGGTACGACCGTCCGTGAAAGCATCCGCACATCCCAGATCGAATCCTTCATCAATCAGGACATGGACCTTCATGCAGCCAATGTCATTTCCTACCAGTTGAAAGACGGCACGCTTTTTGTGGACGTGCTCGGTGCCAGACTTGACGAGGAAACAATGGAAAATCTGCAGAAGAGGCTCAATGATTACGGAAGCCTGTCCAAAGTCCGCCTCGAAGTTGTTCAAAGCCCTGCTTCCTCTCTCAATAAGGAACAGGTCCAGGATCTCATCAGCAGCCGCCTCAAGCAGGCTACGACACAGGCCGGAGGAAAATCATACAAGGAACTTGCGGAGGAATACTACGGATCCTATAACAGGGAGACGAGTACCATTTCCCTTCTGAAAAGTTTGAACAGAGAAGCGCCCGCCCTCTTCCCTGCCATCAAGGAAATCAAAGGCGGCACCGTCTATGGAAAAGACAAGGACGATGCATGGGCGCCGGCTGCATTTGAAGTGACAGTCACCGTCACCTCACAGCTCTCTCCCTCTGACGCAGAGAAACTTAAGAACTGGATAGCAGCCCAGACCGAGCTGCCTGTCAATCTGACAATCCAGATGGAAGCAAGTCCTTCTTCCTATTTTGGAAATGGAATCAACTGGAATGGAAATTAA
- the rpsJ gene encoding 30S ribosomal protein S10 translates to MSKQEKIRIRLKGYDHKAVDQSAAKIAETAKRTGSRVSGPIPLPTERNVYTILRSPHVNKDSREQFEMRIHKRLIDILDPSKKTADALMRLELPAGVSIEIKL, encoded by the coding sequence ATGTCGAAACAGGAAAAAATCAGAATTCGTCTGAAAGGCTATGATCACAAAGCAGTTGATCAGAGCGCAGCGAAGATCGCGGAGACTGCCAAGAGAACAGGCTCCAGAGTCTCGGGACCGATTCCGCTTCCAACGGAACGTAACGTGTACACCATTCTTCGTTCTCCACATGTCAACAAAGACAGCCGTGAACAGTTCGAAATGCGTATTCACAAGAGACTCATTGACATCCTCGATCCTTCCAAGAAGACCGCGGATGCGCTGATGAGACTGGAACTTCCAGCCGGCGTCAGCATTGAAATTAAACTGTAA